The Vibrio sp. 16 genome segment CACTGGCACGTTGGTTACCTCGGCAAGTTCAATATCTGTGCTTTCTGGTGCTTGGAAATGTGGGCTGTCGAATTGACTCGCTGAAGCAATTTGTTCTTCTGTTGCTATCGGAAGCGTAAAGCTAAACGTGGTTCCAACCATTGGTTGACTGCTGACATACAAAGAGCCTTTCATTAGCTCAATGAGTTGTCGGCTAATCGACAATCCTAGGCCAGCTCCTTGTCTGTAGCGACTGGCATCGTTGCCTGCTTGAATCAGCGGTTCAAAGATGTGGTCGAGTTGGTCTGCAGGAATACCCTGGCCAGTATCGACGACTTGAACGCGAATGTTGTTGTCAACCACAGTTGCAGAAATAACAATTTTCCCTTCTGTAGTGTATTTGATCGCGTTGCCAATCAGGTTGTATAGGACTTGCTCAAGACGCTGAGGGTCTGCACTCACCCAAACCGGTTCTTCTGGCACTTGATTGATAATGCGCAGTGGCTTGTTGCCCAGCAGATGAGAAGAGAGCTCAAGTACCAAGTGGGTTGAGCCAGATAAATCGACCGCGCTGGTTTCGATATCTAAGTTGCCATAACGCATTTTATGGTAGTCGAGTAAGTCATCGACGAGGGTCGCCAAGCGTTGTCCGCTGCTGATGATGATATCGAGTTGGTACTTGTGATCGGCGGTAATAGGGCCATTAGCGCCTGAAATGAGTGCTTCAGCGATCCCCACCATACCGTGCAGTGGTGTACGCAGCTCATGAGAGGTCGTCGCGAGAAACTCATCTTTCAGTTTGTTGGCTAACTGCAACTCATCATTCTGTTTTTGGATAAGCTGTAAGTTGCTCTCTAGTTCTTCATTTTGCTGTTTGATCAATTGAATTTTTTCACGAATAGAACGTTGCATCCGTTCAAAGCTTACAGCCAAACGTCCAATTTCATCCTTTCTTTCCATGTTGATCATGTCTGCATCCATGTCTCCAGCTGAGACTTTTTCTGCAGCCCACGTCAATTTTAACAATGGGGAAGTAATAAAGTTGGATAGGTAGTGAGACGCCATGACCACGAGTACAATCGCAATCAGCATGGCGGCAACAAACAGTTTTTCGAGTTGGTGAACGCGCGCGAAGGCGACACTTTCTGGTACTTCAACAACCAACGCCCAATCAATGCCTTTTAGCGATACTGGGCTGTATGCCGCGATGGTTTCTTCGCCGGCAGTGTTGGTATAAGTCCCGACGTTGGTCAAACCGTTCAGCGCGAGAGTGACAACTTCGTTACTTAATTCGATATCTTCTTTTTGATAAGCCAATGTTCGTGACTGGTAATCAGGTCCCACCAATAACGTCTTCATTGAGGCAATATTGTTGGTGTCTGAAATCAGTTTGGTGATGCCATTGTTAGGCAAGCGGAACATCGCGTAGCTGTGCAAATATCCTTGCTGAATAATCGGTGCTCCCAACCAAGCAACCGACTTTCCTTGTTCTTGAGTGAAGTCGGAAATCAATACTGGGGTGAAGTCTTCATTCGCTTTGCGTTTTTCTGTAACCAAATCACGCAACTTCTTAAATGATTGACCTAAGTTGGCATCCTTGTAGCGCCCAGTAAGTAGGTTAGTACCGAAATTGTCATATTTGAAGATTGAATAGGTGACATTACCATCTCTATCGACCAACAGAATATCGTCAAAATCGGAGCGCTTCAAAAGCTCTAGATACGCCCAGTGGTAGCGTTTGTGCAGTAGACGATAACGTTCTGTTCCGTTGAAAATGTTTGATTGAGGCAGGATAGACGTTTTGATTTGATCGCCAGATCCTTGAATGTAACGCTTTTGTGCATATTCGCGCGCACTTTCAATATCTAGCCCCAAGCTTTGGAAGGCATTGACTAAGCCGTAAAAACGTCCGCCACTGGCATACGCGAGCTCGGAGCGGACAAAGCCCATCACCTCGGATTCTTTAGCATACAGGTAATCCACCACTTGTTGCTGCTTGCTATCGCGCACAGAGACAAGGTGCGACGTGCTCTGCTCTTGTAGGTCGGTGGTGTGAGATTGTAAGAAAAAGATAGCTGTAATAGTCAGCGGCGTAATGCTTAGCGCAAGAAACGCGAACATCAGCGTATTCTGAAGACGCTTGAATCTTTGTTTGCGATACAACTTAAACATGATGAAAATAGACTTTCCGTGGCAATGCGGCTCTCAAGCAGAGAAGGGTCTAGGTGTGCAGGGACCATGCTGCCTGAAGAGCAAAGTGAAAAACGTTGATTCCTAATCTGACAAAATTAACGAGTTTTTTTACTTTGACAAGTAAGTCGCATTTAAAGCGTGGAGAAAGGCGCAAATTTATCGGTAATTATTTATAAAAGCCCCAGTTATGGTCGAGTAACTGGGGCTTAGAGACTATTTTTGGGCGTGGTAAATGGTGAACTTGTTGGTCTTATTTAGCGTCTCGCAATTACCATACGCTTGTTCAATAATGGGCGGGTATTTCAAGAAACTGTTGGCAACGATAAAGAGCTCACCTTGTTTCGTTTGTTGTTTAGGCGCTGTGGCGAGTAAGGTTTCGGTTGCACTGTAGCTAGTGTCCAGACCTGCATGAAAGGGCGGATTACTAACGATAAACTGATAGTCATCGCTGGTATCTGAATACACGTCCGAGGCAAACACCTTACCTGATAGTTGGTTTGCCGCTAAGGTCGCTTTACTCGACTCAACCGCGAGCGCGCTGATGTCACACATTTCGAGCTCGATCTCTGGGTTAAGTGTCGCCATTACTGATCCAATCACACCGGCGCCACAACCGAAATCTAGCACTTTTCCTGTCAATGCTGGCAAAGTATCCAAGAGCAACTGACTGCCCACATCAAACTGGCCATGACTGAATACACCAGGTAGGCTTTTTATGGTTAAGTTGTGCGCTTTGTAGCTGACTTGGTAGCTCTTGAACCAGTCAGACATCGCAAAGGGTTTGACCTGTTCAGTGCATTTTCCCCAATAGAATGAGCATCGACGCGCGGAATCAAACTTGGTTATCGGCCCATAAGGCTTAAACATCTTTTCAATGCTTTTTATTCCAGAGCGGTTTTCTCCGACTACGACGATTTCTGTATCAGTGCCAAGTTTAGCCATCAGCATTGCGAGTAGGTAATCTGCTTCTGCTTTTGCTTTTGGCCAATAAAGCAGCACCATGTCGGCTTGAGTCTCTTGAGTAAACTCTGCACCAAATACACGAGTAATATGATCGTATGATTTGAGCTGGCGGTAGTAACCATAGTTGGTGGTGAACACACTCACGGATTCACAATGTTTGGCCAGTTCGACAGGAAACAGATCTTCGGCTTCGCCAGCGACAAGCACGTGCTTTCCTGCAAAGTAAGCAAGTTGGCGCTCTGCGATTTGACTCGGTGCGATATAAGCAGACATAGAGGGACTCTACCAAGAATTAAAGACGGGGGATTTTCGCATAATCCCCCGTTGATACCAACTGGTAGCGGTTAGTTTTGATCTTGTCGGTCGAGGAAGTCTTTGAACTCTTCCTCGTAGATATTGAACAGAACCATGGTGACAGCGAAGATCAAAGGGCCATAGATAAGTCCGATTAAGCCAAATAAATGTAAGCCGCCCAACAGTGAGAAGAAGATCATTAGAGTGCTCATGCCGGCATTACCGCTGCCCTGCATCAGTAGCGGGCGAAGTAGATTATCGATTGAGCCTACGATGGCAATGCTCCAAATGGCAAGGAAGATTGCCCAAGTGCTATCACCGGTCAAATAGAGGTAGACAGTTGCAGGGATCCAAATTAGAGCGGTCCCGACCACAGGGATGAAAGACGCAAAGCCCATCATGGTGCCCCAGAACAGTCCAGGGAAACCGGCTAGCCACATCCCAATTCCCCCCGCAATACCCTGCGCGATAGCGGTTAAAAATGAGCCCATCACAGCAGACTTTGATACTTGCTCTACTTCATCAAGCAGCTTGTCTTCTTGGCTTCGAGAGAGTGGCAAGATATGACGAATGGCGCTGATGATCTTATCGTGGTCGCGGAGCAAGAAGAAAAGAACGAACAACATCAGGAAAAAATCCATCAAGAAGTTGGTTGCATCGCCCAAAATCTTTGCACTGATACCGACGAGATTACTGCCGAATGTCGTGGCGAATTGGCCAACTTTTTGGGCAATTTCTTGTGGTTCAACGGTATCAAATGGCAAGTAGGTGTTGACCAACGATAGACCTTTCACCACCCAAGGGTGTTCAAAGAGGGTTTGGATCCCACCATGCGTAACCCATTGGTACACATTTTGCGAAAAAGCCGAGCCTTGCTGCACGATTGCGGCAAACACAAACAAAAGTGGCACAACAATAATGAAGGTTAAAACCACACATGAAAGTAAGGACGAGATATTAGGATGGTTTGGTAGCTTCTTTTCGATCCACTCATGAATAGGAAACATGAGTAGAGAGATAATGAATGCCATTACGATAGAGTTGATATACGGTTCGACCAATAGAAAACAGGCAAAACCAGCAGCCAAAAGAGCGGTAATGAGGACCCAATGGCTGGAGGTGATTTTCACTTTATCTGACACGATTTTGTCCAAAGGTTTGACGTTGTATCAGTATAATGGCTTTAAAACAGGCAGTTATCAACGAAGAATCAAATGAGTATCAGAGGTGAGTCAAACTATGGGGTGCTGTAATAATGATAAAGGTTGTGAAAAGCAGCAAAAAGCGAGGCGCGTGATTCCTTGGTTTCGTATCGTTTTACTTGGCTTAATTGTGTTGGTTGTTATTCATTGGCAATAAAAAAGGCTGCAAAAGGCAGCCTTCATAATTTGCTTATTGCGATTACGCTTCTTTCGCTAGGATGGCAAAACAGCGATCTGCGGCTTCCAATGTCGCTTCAATCTCTTTGCTGCCATGAGCAAGAGACGTAAAACTTGCTTCGAAAGCAGAAGGTGCCAGATAAACACCGTGGTCTAGCATCAGGTGGAAGAAGCGCTTGAAGCGTTCGATATCACACTTAGTCACGTCTTCGTAACTGGTAATGGTTTCTTGGTCGGTAAAGAAGAAACCGAACATGCCACCAACTTGGTTAACCACCAGTGGGATACCATGGTTATCGGCTAGCTCTTTAAAGCCATCAGCCAGCTGTTTCGTTTTAGAAGCAAGACGTTTTTCGTTGCCTTCTTCTTTTAGAAGGTTCAGACAAGCAAAACCAGCAGCCATAGCGACCGGGTTACCTGATAGTGTACCTGCTTGGTACACTGGACCAGTTGGTGCAATGTACTGCATCACTTCTTTACGTCCGCCAAACGCACCCACTGGCATACCGCCACCAATGACCTTACCGAGTGTTGTTAGGTCTGGCTTGATGTTGTAGTAACCTTGAGCACCACCTAATGCAACGCGAAAGCCCGTCATGACCTCATCAAAGATCAGCAGTGCACCTTCTTCATCACAGATTTGACGTAAGCCTTCATGGAAACCTTCTACAGGAGGGATACAGTTCATGTTGCCTGCAACCGGTTCAACGATGATACATGCGATCTCGCCTTTGTTAGCCGCAAACAGCTCACGCACCGAATCTAGGTCGTTGAAAGTAGCGGTAAGTGTGTGTTTAGCAAAATCTGCAGGTACACCCGGAGAGCTTGGTTGACCTAGTGTTAGGGCTCCAGACCCCGCTTTTACTAGCAAGCTGTCGGCATGGCCGTGGTAACAGCCTTCGAATTTCATGATTTTGTCACGACCAGTGAAGCCACGAGCAAGACGAATCGCACTCATGGTCGCTTCTGTACCAGAGCTCACCATGCGGATTTGCTCCATTGACGGTACTAGCTCAGACACAAGCTCAGCCATCGCAATTTCCATTTCAGTCGGTGCGCCAAAGCTAAGGCCACGCTGAGCGGCATCAATCACGGCTTCACGGATGACCGCATGGTTATGACCGAGAATCATTGGTCCCCAAGAACCAACGTAGTCGATATACGCTTTACCATCAGCATCAAAAATAAGAGGGCCATCTGCGCGCTCGACAAAAATTGGAGCGCCGCCAACGCCGTTAAAAGCACGCACTGGAGAGTTGACACCGCCAGGAATGGTTTGCTGTGCTTTCTCGAATAAGTCTGCTGATTTGGTCATGGGATATCCTCTTTTGATTGCTCGGACCAATTTGGCTCGCATTGTACCTGTCGATTCCCGTTCAATAAAACGCTTTGCAGCACATTCTGAGTACTTTGGCACCAAATAGCAGGTAATTTGGCTAAAAAAACGCTTCCCATGTGGCGAATACTTGAACGCTTCACTCAGGTATTAGATAATCCCGGTATTAATACTAAAGATGATGTTCCAGATAGTGGCAGAAGATGCG includes the following:
- the hemL gene encoding glutamate-1-semialdehyde 2,1-aminomutase encodes the protein MTKSADLFEKAQQTIPGGVNSPVRAFNGVGGAPIFVERADGPLIFDADGKAYIDYVGSWGPMILGHNHAVIREAVIDAAQRGLSFGAPTEMEIAMAELVSELVPSMEQIRMVSSGTEATMSAIRLARGFTGRDKIMKFEGCYHGHADSLLVKAGSGALTLGQPSSPGVPADFAKHTLTATFNDLDSVRELFAANKGEIACIIVEPVAGNMNCIPPVEGFHEGLRQICDEEGALLIFDEVMTGFRVALGGAQGYYNIKPDLTTLGKVIGGGMPVGAFGGRKEVMQYIAPTGPVYQAGTLSGNPVAMAAGFACLNLLKEEGNEKRLASKTKQLADGFKELADNHGIPLVVNQVGGMFGFFFTDQETITSYEDVTKCDIERFKRFFHLMLDHGVYLAPSAFEASFTSLAHGSKEIEATLEAADRCFAILAKEA
- the rsmC gene encoding 16S rRNA (guanine(1207)-N(2))-methyltransferase RsmC produces the protein MSAYIAPSQIAERQLAYFAGKHVLVAGEAEDLFPVELAKHCESVSVFTTNYGYYRQLKSYDHITRVFGAEFTQETQADMVLLYWPKAKAEADYLLAMLMAKLGTDTEIVVVGENRSGIKSIEKMFKPYGPITKFDSARRCSFYWGKCTEQVKPFAMSDWFKSYQVSYKAHNLTIKSLPGVFSHGQFDVGSQLLLDTLPALTGKVLDFGCGAGVIGSVMATLNPEIELEMCDISALAVESSKATLAANQLSGKVFASDVYSDTSDDYQFIVSNPPFHAGLDTSYSATETLLATAPKQQTKQGELFIVANSFLKYPPIIEQAYGNCETLNKTNKFTIYHAQK
- a CDS encoding AI-2E family transporter — encoded protein: MSDKVKITSSHWVLITALLAAGFACFLLVEPYINSIVMAFIISLLMFPIHEWIEKKLPNHPNISSLLSCVVLTFIIVVPLLFVFAAIVQQGSAFSQNVYQWVTHGGIQTLFEHPWVVKGLSLVNTYLPFDTVEPQEIAQKVGQFATTFGSNLVGISAKILGDATNFLMDFFLMLFVLFFLLRDHDKIISAIRHILPLSRSQEDKLLDEVEQVSKSAVMGSFLTAIAQGIAGGIGMWLAGFPGLFWGTMMGFASFIPVVGTALIWIPATVYLYLTGDSTWAIFLAIWSIAIVGSIDNLLRPLLMQGSGNAGMSTLMIFFSLLGGLHLFGLIGLIYGPLIFAVTMVLFNIYEEEFKDFLDRQDQN
- a CDS encoding response regulator, translated to MFKLYRKQRFKRLQNTLMFAFLALSITPLTITAIFFLQSHTTDLQEQSTSHLVSVRDSKQQQVVDYLYAKESEVMGFVRSELAYASGGRFYGLVNAFQSLGLDIESAREYAQKRYIQGSGDQIKTSILPQSNIFNGTERYRLLHKRYHWAYLELLKRSDFDDILLVDRDGNVTYSIFKYDNFGTNLLTGRYKDANLGQSFKKLRDLVTEKRKANEDFTPVLISDFTQEQGKSVAWLGAPIIQQGYLHSYAMFRLPNNGITKLISDTNNIASMKTLLVGPDYQSRTLAYQKEDIELSNEVVTLALNGLTNVGTYTNTAGEETIAAYSPVSLKGIDWALVVEVPESVAFARVHQLEKLFVAAMLIAIVLVVMASHYLSNFITSPLLKLTWAAEKVSAGDMDADMINMERKDEIGRLAVSFERMQRSIREKIQLIKQQNEELESNLQLIQKQNDELQLANKLKDEFLATTSHELRTPLHGMVGIAEALISGANGPITADHKYQLDIIISSGQRLATLVDDLLDYHKMRYGNLDIETSAVDLSGSTHLVLELSSHLLGNKPLRIINQVPEEPVWVSADPQRLEQVLYNLIGNAIKYTTEGKIVISATVVDNNIRVQVVDTGQGIPADQLDHIFEPLIQAGNDASRYRQGAGLGLSISRQLIELMKGSLYVSSQPMVGTTFSFTLPIATEEQIASASQFDSPHFQAPESTDIELAEVTNVPVNPDGPLLLVVDDEPVNLRVLDSFLRLEGYRVQTAKDGLEAFEKLEAEKPELVLLDIMMPGMSGYQVCEKLRQDYDHAQLPVIMLTALNQADDRLRGFEAGANDYLSKPFNKQELAARIRAHLTASKAEQRRIENQQLQLELKQRALVEASLLETQGRLLEQLETAPEAIICVREDNKIRFANEAASKLFKRSTEQLKRSSAEELIAPKFLNITQDHYCGTIDVYVEDVRQHLSTDILKLPEGSGLRSIYIFNVGGSINASRINNLETAIEALSSYAFDGDKAKLQELKELGGEFTRLADKVSSDSKPKQEVMREILVDAMTNALEYWESVTGETKFAFAEKSGLWRVYLDRSTLQTRTLDKYLRIETLPKTPRWRTVLSSLDYILEHCNEQSPQRAHIEGLRNKLQHLLTS